One genomic region from Capillibacterium thermochitinicola encodes:
- a CDS encoding energy-coupling factor ABC transporter ATP-binding protein, producing MKIEIIDLVHIYPTGDVALRGITTTLEGTEPVAIVGQNGSGKTTLVKHLNGILRPTKGDVLINGVSINTKSTAKWAKQIGYVFQNPDDQLFLETVRKELEFGPKQVGMPPAEIEKNVKYAAELCNLEQHLDKHPFDLSITEKKFCTIASIIAMDPEVIIFDEPTMGQDLAGADRLAAIIQSLKAKGKLCITISHDMKFVARNFSRVIVLYKGEILLDGDKTEVLAQPEKLKLSFVTPPPVTRVAQSANLPTVFAVDDLIGAIKAKKGA from the coding sequence TTGAAGATAGAGATTATTGATCTGGTGCATATCTATCCCACCGGTGACGTTGCCTTACGGGGGATCACCACGACATTGGAAGGAACAGAGCCGGTTGCCATCGTCGGGCAGAATGGTTCGGGCAAGACCACTCTTGTCAAACACCTGAACGGGATCTTAAGGCCGACGAAGGGGGATGTGCTCATAAACGGGGTGAGCATCAATACGAAATCCACCGCCAAGTGGGCCAAACAAATCGGGTATGTCTTCCAGAACCCCGATGACCAATTATTCCTGGAAACGGTCCGGAAAGAGCTGGAGTTTGGCCCGAAACAAGTGGGGATGCCGCCGGCGGAGATTGAAAAAAACGTGAAGTACGCGGCGGAACTTTGCAACCTTGAGCAACACTTGGACAAACATCCCTTTGATCTATCCATTACCGAGAAGAAGTTTTGCACCATCGCCTCCATCATTGCGATGGATCCGGAAGTGATTATCTTTGACGAGCCAACCATGGGCCAGGACTTGGCCGGGGCGGACCGCCTGGCGGCGATTATTCAGAGCCTAAAAGCGAAGGGGAAGTTGTGTATTACCATCTCCCATGATATGAAATTTGTGGCCAGGAATTTCAGCCGGGTGATCGTGCTCTATAAAGGCGAGATCCTGTTGGATGGGGACAAAACGGAGGTGCTGGCGCAACCGGAGAAGCTGAAGCTGAGTTTCGTGACCCCTCCGCCGGTGACCAGGGTTGCGCAGAGTGCGAATCTGCCGACGGTCTTTGCCGTTGACGATTTGATTGGTGCCATTAAGGCGAAGAAGGGAGCATAG
- a CDS encoding energy-coupling factor ABC transporter ATP-binding protein produces the protein MEPVIRVENLCFRYGNADRPTLNKLNFEVKNGEFFCIIGANGAGKSTLCNALVGLIPHYFTGHLDGAVHIFDRKVAEMSMGELVTRIGLVFQNPFNQLSYTASTVEEELAYGLGNLGIPRAEMKVRIERVAKLMRIDHILHKNPLELSGGQVQRVALGSSIIMEPQIIVLDECTSQLDPLGSEEIFDIIKELNQKGLTVILVDHDLERVARTADRILVLDQGEQVVLDTPERLFSDVRILTHKVGVPEFTQIGMALAKEDLYHGATIIREEQAVAAVKEAML, from the coding sequence ATCGAGCCCGTCATTCGAGTAGAAAACTTATGTTTCCGATATGGCAATGCCGACCGCCCGACGTTGAACAAACTCAATTTTGAAGTGAAAAACGGGGAATTTTTCTGCATTATCGGGGCCAACGGCGCGGGGAAATCCACGTTATGCAATGCCCTGGTCGGCCTGATCCCGCATTATTTCACCGGTCACCTCGATGGCGCTGTGCATATATTTGACAGGAAAGTGGCGGAGATGTCTATGGGTGAGCTGGTTACCCGTATTGGCCTGGTCTTTCAAAATCCCTTCAACCAGCTTTCCTATACGGCAAGTACGGTCGAAGAGGAACTGGCTTACGGGTTAGGTAATCTTGGCATCCCCAGGGCTGAGATGAAGGTTAGAATCGAGCGGGTGGCTAAACTGATGCGGATCGACCATATTCTCCATAAAAATCCTTTGGAACTCTCCGGTGGCCAGGTCCAAAGGGTAGCCCTGGGCTCTTCGATCATTATGGAACCGCAGATCATTGTTTTGGATGAATGTACTTCTCAGTTGGATCCGCTCGGGAGCGAGGAGATCTTTGACATTATTAAAGAACTAAACCAGAAGGGGTTAACGGTCATCCTGGTCGATCACGATCTGGAGCGGGTGGCCCGGACGGCCGACCGGATTTTGGTCCTCGACCAAGGCGAACAGGTGGTGCTGGACACGCCGGAACGGCTTTTCAGCGATGTCCGGATCTTAACCCATAAAGTAGGAGTACCGGAGTTTACACAAATCGGGATGGCCTTGGCCAAGGAAGACCTTTATCACGGGGCGACGATCATTCGAGAAGAACAGGCTGTAGCTGCGGTTAAGGAGGCGATGCTTTGA
- a CDS encoding carbohydrate kinase family protein: protein MLAKAKGKKVVVVGDAGVDIIVHFPRFLNDERTKVEYKTPFLIGGGTAANTAVALARLGIPPSFIGTVGDDQYGRYVVEDLRKENVNIDHLIVDPETNTVGVFAFIDERGERYLWGWPRTKQSFQKLDPARVDFDLIKQADWVHSSGMAIVAASSARETITEILKVAHQAGVTTSFDLNLRVDHGALDPAYKEAVLTILEYCHYVLGSGAEEYYYLNPEADWRATARSLVRADRTVIARMGAGGSLAYAAQEEVYAEAYPVQVVDVVGAGDIYNAGFIAARLCGWSLKESIGLGNAVAGFSVTRESARSSPRVEELIAFLQAY from the coding sequence ATGCTGGCTAAGGCAAAGGGCAAAAAAGTAGTGGTCGTGGGCGATGCCGGGGTCGATATTATTGTCCATTTCCCCAGGTTTTTAAATGACGAACGGACAAAAGTGGAGTATAAAACCCCTTTTTTGATCGGCGGCGGGACGGCGGCCAATACGGCGGTGGCCTTGGCCCGCTTGGGCATTCCCCCTTCTTTCATCGGGACCGTCGGCGATGACCAGTATGGCCGCTATGTGGTGGAAGATCTGCGCAAAGAAAACGTCAATATTGACCACCTGATTGTCGATCCGGAGACCAATACGGTAGGCGTCTTTGCTTTCATCGATGAACGGGGTGAGCGGTATCTTTGGGGTTGGCCCCGGACGAAGCAGAGTTTTCAAAAACTGGATCCGGCACGGGTTGATTTTGACCTGATCAAACAGGCCGATTGGGTTCATTCCTCCGGGATGGCAATCGTGGCGGCCTCTTCGGCCCGGGAGACGATCACCGAGATCCTGAAAGTAGCTCACCAGGCTGGTGTTACCACCTCGTTCGACTTGAACCTGCGGGTTGATCACGGCGCACTCGATCCGGCCTATAAAGAAGCGGTCCTGACGATCCTGGAGTATTGCCACTATGTACTGGGCTCGGGCGCGGAAGAGTATTATTACTTGAACCCGGAAGCCGATTGGCGCGCCACTGCCCGCTCCCTGGTCAGGGCCGACCGGACGGTGATAGCGCGGATGGGGGCGGGCGGGTCCCTGGCTTATGCGGCCCAGGAGGAAGTCTACGCCGAAGCCTATCCGGTTCAGGTTGTCGATGTGGTCGGGGCAGGCGACATCTACAACGCCGGTTTCATCGCGGCCCGGTTGTGCGGTTGGAGCTTAAAGGAAAGCATCGGGCTGGGGAATGCCGTGGCCGGCTTTTCGGTCACCAGGGAAAGCGCCCGCTCTTCACCCCGGGTGGAAGAACTCATCGCCTTTTTACAGGCATATTAA
- the rbsK gene encoding ribokinase: MSANPALSSISEVIKISKIVVVGSLNFDTSIHVPHLPAKGETIIASHLSLHHGGKGANQAVAIARLGGQVSFIGAVGNDENGHQLINGLKKAGVDTTGIAIKDNAHTGMAFVCVAHSGENNIIVYPGTNYRITKEDIDRNRPLITDADYCLLQLEIPFEIVRYVIGICHEAKVKVVLNPAPVSADFDDRILAHVDYILPNETELAMMVGESVTMENIGKLASSLLAKGCGHAIVTLGENGSFLVDPVRQEHFPAVKVKAVDTTAAGDSFIGAFTYRLASGDRIDEAIRFATKAAAITVTRHGAQDALPSLEEVKNWLVS; the protein is encoded by the coding sequence AGTGAGGTGATTAAGATCAGTAAAATAGTTGTCGTAGGTAGTTTGAACTTTGATACCAGTATTCATGTACCCCATTTGCCGGCCAAAGGCGAAACCATTATTGCTTCCCATTTGTCACTGCACCACGGGGGAAAGGGGGCGAACCAAGCCGTCGCGATCGCCCGGTTGGGCGGCCAGGTTAGTTTCATTGGGGCGGTCGGTAACGACGAAAATGGGCACCAGTTGATTAACGGCTTAAAAAAGGCCGGCGTCGACACGACCGGGATCGCCATCAAAGATAACGCCCATACCGGGATGGCCTTTGTTTGCGTGGCGCACAGCGGGGAGAACAACATTATTGTCTATCCGGGCACCAATTACCGGATCACAAAAGAGGATATTGACCGTAACCGGCCGCTGATTACGGATGCCGACTATTGCCTGCTCCAACTGGAGATTCCCTTTGAAATCGTCCGTTACGTAATTGGGATCTGTCATGAGGCCAAGGTAAAAGTGGTCTTAAATCCAGCCCCGGTGAGTGCGGATTTTGATGACCGGATCCTCGCCCATGTTGATTACATTCTCCCGAACGAAACCGAACTGGCGATGATGGTCGGTGAAAGCGTGACGATGGAGAACATCGGGAAGCTTGCTTCGTCTTTGCTGGCGAAAGGGTGCGGTCATGCCATTGTGACCTTGGGCGAAAATGGTAGTTTCTTGGTTGACCCGGTCCGCCAAGAACACTTCCCGGCGGTAAAAGTAAAGGCAGTTGATACCACCGCCGCGGGCGACTCTTTCATCGGGGCCTTTACTTATCGGTTGGCAAGCGGCGACCGGATTGATGAGGCAATCCGTTTTGCCACCAAAGCAGCGGCGATTACGGTGACGCGCCACGGCGCCCAAGATGCGTTGCCGAGCCTGGAAGAGGTAAAGAACTGGCTTGTGTCTTAA
- a CDS encoding energy-coupling factor transporter transmembrane component T family protein: MARKTGSSYEAIDSPIDRLDPIVKFTGVFCLGLSAAIFPSFILGYLLLLFLFVVAYLAKVFKKFAKFIIGFAVPIMVMLFFIQGFFSPKNKTIIADFGFAQLGLEGIIHMLKIVSVLLVFLGSFYLTTKTTDTGRMVAAFKRIGLKGSTGYLVLATLNVIPQMQRRIAIIQEAQNARGLETTGSLLTRFKAFIPLIGPVIMSSLVDVQERGMTIEARGFSVKNVEQTSFIEAVEPPP, from the coding sequence ATGGCGAGGAAGACGGGTTCCAGTTATGAAGCGATTGATTCACCAATTGACCGTTTGGACCCAATTGTCAAGTTTACCGGGGTATTTTGTCTGGGTCTCAGCGCGGCGATCTTTCCCAGTTTTATCTTGGGCTATCTTTTGCTCCTTTTTCTCTTTGTTGTTGCCTATCTGGCGAAGGTGTTTAAGAAATTTGCCAAGTTCATTATTGGTTTTGCCGTTCCAATCATGGTCATGCTCTTCTTTATCCAGGGGTTCTTCAGCCCGAAGAATAAAACGATCATTGCGGATTTCGGCTTTGCCCAGCTTGGCCTGGAAGGCATTATCCATATGTTAAAGATTGTCAGTGTGTTGCTGGTGTTTTTGGGCTCTTTTTATCTCACGACCAAGACGACGGATACGGGACGAATGGTGGCGGCGTTTAAACGGATCGGTTTAAAAGGAAGCACCGGTTATTTGGTGCTCGCCACCCTCAATGTGATCCCGCAGATGCAAAGGCGGATCGCCATCATCCAAGAGGCGCAGAACGCGCGCGGTTTGGAGACGACCGGCAGTTTGCTGACACGGTTCAAGGCGTTTATTCCGCTGATCGGTCCGGTGATTATGAGCTCCTTAGTTGATGTGCAGGAACGGGGAATGACCATTGAAGCAAGAGGGTTCAGCGTCAAAAATGTGGAGCAAACCAGCTTTATCGAAGCGGTGGAACCCCCCCCTTGA
- a CDS encoding ECF transporter S component produces MEKEKLGFIGGIKAEFSTRALVLIPICAGINLVGGAIASGLKLPVFLDMIGTVVSAALAGPWVATIVGVLTNVFLALVSNPVYLPYALVSVSVALVTGYMIRAGLFKSVWGVVLTCIAATAVSVVTASSVTVFVFGGATGATGASIMTASLIATLGSIWKGVVTSAIIENLLDRAIAFAIAYVILKKIPRSFISQYQQAALDR; encoded by the coding sequence ATGGAAAAGGAAAAATTGGGTTTCATTGGCGGTATTAAAGCGGAATTTTCGACGCGGGCTTTAGTGTTAATCCCGATCTGCGCCGGGATCAACCTGGTTGGCGGGGCGATTGCCTCCGGGTTGAAACTGCCTGTTTTCCTTGACATGATCGGGACAGTGGTGTCGGCTGCCTTGGCGGGACCGTGGGTGGCCACGATCGTCGGCGTACTCACCAACGTCTTCCTGGCCTTGGTGTCAAACCCGGTTTATCTACCCTACGCTCTGGTCAGTGTGTCGGTTGCACTCGTTACGGGCTATATGATCCGGGCCGGACTGTTCAAAAGCGTCTGGGGCGTAGTCCTGACCTGTATCGCGGCTACCGCCGTTTCCGTGGTGACGGCTTCATCTGTTACAGTCTTTGTCTTCGGCGGGGCCACCGGTGCGACCGGTGCTTCGATTATGACGGCAAGTTTAATCGCCACCCTGGGCAGTATCTGGAAAGGTGTCGTTACCTCGGCGATCATTGAAAACCTGCTTGACCGGGCGATTGCTTTTGCCATCGCTTATGTGATTCTGAAGAAGATCCCGCGGAGTTTCATCAGCCAGTATCAGCAAGCAGCACTTGATCGGTAA
- a CDS encoding phosphoribosylanthranilate isomerase, producing the protein MIIQIYGIRTVEDAKMVIELGAHHIGVSYGQIKRTPGQLSCEEAKEIFANVQPEAVKVGLTVAEDIEEITENLKVVCPEVLHLSGDIEGITPDEIKVLKARFPGLKIMQALPVLPNVPLEEQKVLDYVRAYESVADFFLIDTKAAGASDIGATGLTHDWAIDKAIVDSTKVPCIIAGGLNADNVGAAIQIARPYGVDSFSYTNYDPPRPGKGIKDPEKVRAFIEAVRNAG; encoded by the coding sequence ATGATTATTCAAATTTATGGGATTCGGACCGTAGAAGACGCAAAGATGGTAATTGAATTGGGCGCGCACCACATCGGAGTCTCTTATGGGCAGATCAAGCGCACTCCCGGACAGCTCAGCTGTGAAGAGGCCAAGGAAATCTTTGCAAACGTCCAACCGGAGGCGGTGAAAGTCGGGTTAACGGTGGCCGAGGATATTGAGGAGATTACGGAGAACCTGAAGGTGGTCTGCCCGGAGGTTTTGCACCTTTCCGGGGATATCGAAGGAATTACCCCGGACGAGATTAAGGTGTTAAAGGCCAGGTTTCCCGGGCTCAAGATTATGCAGGCCCTTCCGGTGCTGCCCAATGTCCCGCTGGAAGAACAGAAGGTGCTGGATTATGTCCGGGCGTACGAGAGCGTAGCCGATTTCTTTCTGATTGATACCAAAGCGGCTGGGGCGTCGGATATCGGGGCGACCGGTTTAACCCATGATTGGGCCATCGACAAAGCGATCGTCGACAGTACAAAGGTGCCGTGTATTATTGCCGGCGGCTTGAACGCGGATAATGTTGGCGCGGCAATCCAGATCGCCCGTCCGTACGGGGTGGACTCGTTCAGTTATACCAACTACGATCCGCCACGGCCGGGGAAAGGGATTAAAGATCCGGAAAAAGTCCGGGCTTTTATTGAGGCGGTTCGCAATGCTGGCTAA